The DNA segment CTCCCGCCAGCAACAGCTTCAAGGTCGCTTCGATATGCTGACGGCTATCCTCCAAGGTTTGGCTCAGCAGCTGCGCTCACAAAAATAGCAGCCCCACTATGATCCACTCGGGAACAAGGTAGGGCTGGAGACGCAGTTAGGAGGTATCTAACTCTGAAAATACCCTCGGAATTTGGATTTGCCTCTGGCTTTAACAAGTTCTTAATCCTGCGATCGCCCTTTGGTAACACAAGCAACCGTTCTTCCAGGTTTGGCCTTCTACCCATCCTCAGGTTACCCGCTACATTTACCTGCTACATATTGTCCTCACTCTAAATCCTTTGCCTAGAGGGGGAGAGAATCTCAGGACGCTTTGCCTAGATGACTGTGAAGCAGGCGATCAAGCTTTTGCTGGGGGCGCTCGGACAAGTCGGCCTTGAGCGATGCCGTTCAGCCCATGGTTTCATCGAGGGGCGCACAAAATTGATCCACGCCGGTTTTCACCAAGTAAATGGCCAGGAGGGTGATGAGGGACACCGGTAGGTCAATTACTTGGGTCAATAGGGTGACTTGCTCGGCGATGGTTTCCGCCTCTGTCAGCGTGGTGCGGGATGGTGTTTGGCAAATGCGCGATCGCCACCGCTTCGCCAGCCCCATCAACCATTGATCAGAGCAATCTGGCTCTTGCCCCGCTGAAATAGCTAGGGCGATCGCCGCATCTTCTAAATTGCCTTCGCAGTCTTCTAGCATCTCTAGGGCTTGGAGCGCTTTCGCATTGCTGGCTAGCTCTGCCCGATACTCAATAATGTCAACAGCCGTTACGGTGATCATGAAACGTTCTCCCTATCCCCCATGGCTGCGTTAGAGGTGCGTGACAGATGGTCAGGGTGTTTTTAAGCCACCCCAATGCTCCACTCACTCCCCGAATCTATGACCTCTCAGGGAGTTGATCCATTGAGGCTGCAACGCTACGATGAGTAGTCTGCCAGAAATTCTAGTCTAGACCTGCCCTTTCTGTCTGGTAATGACATGAAACGTTGGCATTAGCGATCGCGTTTCCTGCCCCACCGAGCGCCTCAGAATCCAAAACTCTGTGAGATGATTTGGATGACGGGGGCTGCCCCTGCTAAGACCTACTCAGGACAACCCAACTGTTAATGAACGTTGAATTTCGTGAATGTGACTTTTTTGATTTGTGGATTTGGCTGGAATTTGACACCGTTCCCTCCAACCTAGAGCAGCAATACATTGAAGAAGTCCTCAATTCTTGGTTTTTTCTCGGAAAACTGGGCGGCTTTAATGCCGAAAATCTTCAGGTGCAAGATACAGGGCTGGATATCAGCTACATGTCCTACGATTCCAGCCAGATCGACAGCAGTCTGACCTCGCTCATGCACAACATGGCTGACCTAGAGTTTCAGGGAACCTGGGCCCGCTGCTGGTTTGACCTCGGCACCACCGACGCGATCGCCCTCGATGTGTTGATCAATGCCCTGCATCAGTTCAGCACTGAATATGTTGCCATTGAAACCCTGTGGATTGGTGGCGAAAATGCCGATTGGCCCATTCCAGGGCACCGCCGACCTGACTACCTGGAGACTAATTCAGACTACTAGGGCTCCAAGCGGTGTAAATCTTAAGGGCATGGGGGCAATCCCCATGTCGCCTGCATCAACGGGGTAAAATAAACGCAGCATTTCAGCGATCGCTCTAATATCCCTACCCGAGAGCGATCGCCCCGTTTATATCGCAACTTCACCCAGGACCTGTGGCACATATCTCTCCTCTCCCCCAACATTTGACCCATCGCCTGCAGCAAGCCATGCCATCCCCGGTGCTACCCAACCTCCGAGATTGGCTGGACGCAGATCTGCTGCATATGGTGATGAAGGCCGGTCAGCGGCGGCGTTGGCTGGGGCTTTGCTTTGGTTTAGGATTGCTCGTGGCTTGGAACTGGCTTTTGGTCTCCGCCGCGATCGCTGGCGCGGGGGTGAGTGTGGCCAGCTATCAGCTCCAGCAGGGGCGGTTGCAGGCGATTCAAACCCTTTGGCAACGGTTGTGGAAACCCACCAATCGTTCCCTAACCACCTCGGTGGGCGTGGGCGGCCTGACCCTTTTGGGCACCTACCTAACGCTCCACACCTGGCTGATTGCTGAAAATCCCACCCTAGCGATCGCCTTTCTGATTCAAGGTGGCGGCATTTTGGGGCTGACGCTACTGTTTAGCCGTCGTTCATCATCGATCCCGGAGCGATCGCCCTCCTGGGATGACCTCGCCGACGGATTATCCAATGCCAATCCCCTCAAGCGGCTCTTAGCTATTCGTCGGGCTACAGAGTCAAGCTCGGCCGCAAGCCGTCGAGCAGACCTCTTAGCCTGTTTTCATCTCATGCTTAAACATGAGACCGACGATATTCTTCGCCAGGCCTTGCTTGAAGGGATTCAGCACCTCCAAACTCGGCATGGATTGGGCACCGGTTCCCCTGCTTTGCACATGCCTCTGCCAACGGCTCAACAGGCCGATCAGATCGCCCTAGAGCGCCACTCTTTATCCTAGGCATCAGCCTGGATGGGTACCGTAAACCAAAAGGTGGCCCCTTGCCCGACCGTACTTTCGACCCCAATCGTGCCGCCGTGGGCTTCGACAATTTGCTGGCATAGGTAAAGACCTAGACCCAGTCCTGCATGACGGTTTTGCTGATTGCCGCGAAAGTATAGATTAAACAGATGTTCTTGCTGGTGTGGATTAATTCCCATGCCATTGTCCTGTACGGTGACATAGGCCTGCTCCAAGGTCTCCCCCTGGCGGGTGGCGGTGATCGTCAAGACCAGACCGGGTGGATTATGCTTGACGGCGTTGGCAACTAAGTTTTGAATTACCCGCACTAGCTGCATCGGATCCGCCTTCAACCGAGGTAGGGTTTCGTCAATGTGTAGCTGCAAGGTTGTCTGAAACTTATCCAAGAGAGGCTGGACATCAGCGATCGCTGCCTGGATCACCGTCGGGAGGGCGATCGCTTCTGGATGCAGCACAATGCCCCAAACTTCCGCTGCATGGGTATCGATCAGAGAATTGATCAGCGCTAACTGTCGAGTATTGCTTTCGGCGATCCGTTCCATCACATGGCGCGCCACCTGCACATCGCCCTCCGTCTGTTCCATTAAGTGGTTCAGCACGATAGATGTGCCGAGAACGGGATTGCGCAAATCGTGGGAAACAGCATGGAGGAACACGTTGAGCTGCTGCCGTAGCTGAGCTTCTAGGGTGCGCAGTTGTTCGTTGGCATCCTGAAGGGCGGCGGTGCGTTCGTCTACCCGCTGTTCAAGCTGCTGGTTGAGAGCTTCTAGGGCCTTCTGTGCCGCCATGCGATCGCGCACCTCCTGCTGCAGGTGTTTATTTTGCTCTTCAAGCTGATGCTGGAGGCGACGCAGGTTGAGGTGCATATCAATCCGCGCTAGGACTTCTTGGAGCTGAAACGGCTTGGTAACATAGTCCACACCGCCCATCTCAAATGCCATCACTTTATCCAGCACATCGTCTAAGGCGCTGATGAAGATGATCGGAATATCACGGGTGCGATCGCTTTCCTTAAGCTGCCGGCACACATCATAGCCGCTCATGTCCGGCATGTTGATATCCAGCAAAATTAGGTCGGGAAGAATGGCCCGAATGGCTCTCAGGGCGCGATCGCCATTAATGGCTTTGCGCACCTTATAGCCAGAGTCCGTCAACATAGCCGACAATAGCCGCAGATTATCCGGCATATCGTCCACGATGAGAATATCCGCCAGCGGCAGATCAGCTACAGGATGCATCGCCTCGTCTGGAACGTGAGTCATTCCCTTCATAGGATCACCACAAGGATATTTCTTTATTGCCCATACCGCAGCGCAATCATGCGCTAAATGACCACTTCTCCTTTAGATGGCGTCGGTTGATCCATCAAGAGGCGGTCAGGACACATTGATCTCACGAACAGAGCTCACGAAAACCTAGAGTTGAGTGTTCAACAGGACGATTCAGGTTCCAATGCTTATAAGAGGCCAGGTAACCTGACCTCTAGGACAATGGGGCGACTTAGACTAGACCATACTGATTGGGTTTTGCCCAACGGCGTCGGATGGGGCGATCGCGCAAACGACTTAATAGGCGTCTTGCAGCTCGTAGAAGTCTGGAGAAATGTAGTCTTTCCGCAGGGGCCAGCCTACCCAGTCTTCTGGCATCAAGATCCGCTTCAGGTTGGGATGCCCTTCATAGACGATCCCATACATATCGTAGGATTCGCGTTCTTGCCAGTCGGCAGCCTTCCAAATCCAATAGACCGACGGGATGCGTGGATCATGCCGAGGCAGAAACACCTTCACCCGCACTTCTTCAGGGCGATCGGCATTGTCATAGACCTTACACAGATGGTACATGCTCACCAAATCGCCACCGGGGCCCATGTCATAGGCACCTTGGCATTGCAAGTAGTTGAAGCCATAGGCGTAGAGGGCCGTGCAGAAAGGAATCAGCACGTCGCGATCGACCTTAAGCACTGGAATACCGGAGTGATCCGGCTCCAAACTTTCATGCTGAAAGCCGTTCTCTGTGAGCCAGCGCGACACAGCACTTGCCTCAACTATCTTAGATTCCTGCTCCTCTGCAGGGGTTGCCTCATCAACCATTGCGCTTCTCCTCCTGGGTAACTTGCTGCTGTAGGGCCGGCATCGGCATTCCGGTCGCGGCTGCCAATTCTTGAGGCGGTGCTTGCCGAGAGGCGGAGCGAATATATTCCCCCGTCAAAATCTCGGGCACGACCTTCATCTTGTGCTTCACGGTAAAGTAGCGATGGGTTTGGTCAAAGCTACCCCGTTCTTGCAAGGCCTCGTTGGAGATCTTCTTGCGCAGTTTGATGATGGCATCAATGATCGCCTCGGGGCGGGGTGGACAACCGGGAATGTAGACATCCACTGGGATCAGTTTATCGACTCCCCGTACTGCTGTCGGAGAATCGGAGCTAAACATACCGCCGGTGATCGTGCAGGCTCCCATGGCGATCACATACTTAGGATCGGGCATTTCTTCATAGAGCCGAACCAGTGCCGGAGCCATCTTCATGGTGACCGTACCGGCGGTGATCAACAAATCGGCCTGGCGAGGACTGGCCCGAGGGACTAACCCAAAGCGATCGAAGTCGAAGCGAGAGCCAATCAGCGCCGCAAATTCGATAAAGCAGCAGGCGGTACCGTAGAGCATGGGCCAGAGGCTAGAAAGGCGTGCCCAGTTATGTAAATCATCCACGGTGGTGAGGATGACGTTTTCTGATAAATCCTTGGTGACTTGTGGAGCCCCAATAGGATTCATAATCCGCTCATCGGATGTTGTAATTGATGGGGTGCCGGAATTCATGACCATTCCAATGCTCCTTTTCTCCAAGCGTAGACAAGACCAATAACTAGAATTGCGATAAAAATCAACGCTTCTATGAATGCGAGAAGCCCAAGTTGGCTAAATGCCACCGCCCAGGGATAGAGAAACACGGTTTCTACATCAAAGATGACAAAGACCAGGGCAAACATGTAGTAGCGAATATTGAACTGGATCCATGCACCTCCTACGGGCTCCATCCCGGATTCGTAGGTTGTTCGCCGTTCGACGCCCGTGCGTTTGGGGCGAACCAATTTGGAGACAGACAGGGCAAGGACGGGCACTAGCCCACAAATAATGAGGAAGCCTAGAAAATACTCGTAGCCGCTGAGTACAAACACGATGTCGCTGTAGCTGTAGGGTTTCTAGTAGCCATGTTACTTGTTTTTTACATTATAAGGAATCAGGCTAACGGTCGCAGAGACCAAAAGTGTTGATTTCCATGGCTGAAATTTTCTGCTAATAGCGAAGGCAGGCTAAAAATTGCTAGATTTGCGGGTGTTTCAAGACTTGTCTCAGGAATAGGGCTGCTCCATCGAGATATATCAAGATATTAGATGATAGCTCGACAGTTTGCTTATCGCTCGGGCGATCCTAGAACGATCCTAGGATGATGGGTACATCGCTTAGATGCTGCTGCCCCATCGACAACAGCCTAGATTGCCCGATGAGGAGCGATCGCCCCTGAAGGATGAAGAATCTTGGTGCAGCAACCTGAGTCCAAGGTTCTAGAATTATCGTGACCCGGTATCTGATCTACAGCACTGATTCTGAAGCATTGATTCTGAAGCACCGATAGAGTACACCAAGGCAAACAGCACTATGGCAGTTCATATTTCTCCAGCGTTGCTCGCAGCGAAGCCCATTCAGTTTGGAACCGATGGGTGGCGAGGACTGATCGCGGCGGATTTTACGTTTGAGCGCGTCATTCAGGTTGCACCGCGAGCAGCCCACGTTCTTAGCCAGCACTATGGTGAAGGGACGTGCCGCACCGTGGTGGTAGGCTACGATCGCCGCTTCCTCTCTGAAGAATTTGCCCAAGTGGCTGGGGAAACCATCCAGGCGGCGGGGTTTGATGTGCTGTTTGCTGAGGGCTATGCACCCACGCCGGCTTTTAGCTGGGCTGCCAAACAGCACAATGCCCTAGGCGCGATTGTGATCACGGCTAGCCATAACCCAGGGGTCTATTCCGGATTGAAGGTGAAGGGAGCCTTTGGTGGATCCGTGTCTCCTGATGTGACCCAGCAGATTGAAGCTATGCTGGACCAACCCCTGCCGGACGCAGCCCAGCCGGGAACTTGGACAACCTTCGACCCCTGGGAGAGCTACTGCGCGGGTCTCCGGGCCATGGTGGATATTGCGGGCATTCAGAAGGCGATCGCTGATGGTACGCTCACCGTGTTTGCGGATGTGATGCATGGCGCGGCGGCTAGCGGCCTGGCGCGGCTGTTGGGTGATGGCATTCGTGAACTGAATGGCGATCGCGATCCTCTCTTTGGCGGCAGTGCGCCTGAACCGTTGCCGCGCTATATTCCCGAGCTGTTTAAGGCGATCAAAACCCAGCGCCAAGCCGATGCTAAGGGTTTAATTACCGGCTTGGTGTTTGACGGCGACAGCGATCGCGTGGCCGCCGTTGATGGTCAGGGCAATTTCTTGAGTTCCCAGGTGCTCATTCCCGT comes from the Candidatus Obscuribacterales bacterium genome and includes:
- a CDS encoding NADH dehydrogenase subunit K — translated: MNPIGAPQVTKDLSENVILTTVDDLHNWARLSSLWPMLYGTACCFIEFAALIGSRFDFDRFGLVPRASPRQADLLITAGTVTMKMAPALVRLYEEMPDPKYVIAMGACTITGGMFSSDSPTAVRGVDKLIPVDVYIPGCPPRPEAIIDAIIKLRKKISNEALQERGSFDQTHRYFTVKHKMKVVPEILTGEYIRSASRQAPPQELAAATGMPMPALQQQVTQEEKRNG
- a CDS encoding phosphoglucomutase/phosphomannomutase family protein yields the protein MAVHISPALLAAKPIQFGTDGWRGLIAADFTFERVIQVAPRAAHVLSQHYGEGTCRTVVVGYDRRFLSEEFAQVAGETIQAAGFDVLFAEGYAPTPAFSWAAKQHNALGAIVITASHNPGVYSGLKVKGAFGGSVSPDVTQQIEAMLDQPLPDAAQPGTWTTFDPWESYCAGLRAMVDIAGIQKAIADGTLTVFADVMHGAAASGLARLLGDGIRELNGDRDPLFGGSAPEPLPRYIPELFKAIKTQRQADAKGLITGLVFDGDSDRVAAVDGQGNFLSSQVLIPVLIEHLATRRGFSGEIVKTISGSNLIPKVAALYGLSVYETPIGYKYIADRMLSAAVLLGGEESGGIGYGHHIPERDALLSALYVLEAVVQAGQDISDQHQRLQEVTQFSSTYDRIDLPLASMEVRSRLLQALEEQTPTEIAGQAVTRCLAIDGYKFDLADESWLLIRFSGTEPVLRLYSEATTMDRVKANLHWAKDWANAIA
- a CDS encoding hybrid sensor histidine kinase/response regulator yields the protein MKGMTHVPDEAMHPVADLPLADILIVDDMPDNLRLLSAMLTDSGYKVRKAINGDRALRAIRAILPDLILLDINMPDMSGYDVCRQLKESDRTRDIPIIFISALDDVLDKVMAFEMGGVDYVTKPFQLQEVLARIDMHLNLRRLQHQLEEQNKHLQQEVRDRMAAQKALEALNQQLEQRVDERTAALQDANEQLRTLEAQLRQQLNVFLHAVSHDLRNPVLGTSIVLNHLMEQTEGDVQVARHVMERIAESNTRQLALINSLIDTHAAEVWGIVLHPEAIALPTVIQAAIADVQPLLDKFQTTLQLHIDETLPRLKADPMQLVRVIQNLVANAVKHNPPGLVLTITATRQGETLEQAYVTVQDNGMGINPHQQEHLFNLYFRGNQQNRHAGLGLGLYLCQQIVEAHGGTIGVESTVGQGATFWFTVPIQADA
- a CDS encoding DUF3531 family protein — protein: MNVEFRECDFFDLWIWLEFDTVPSNLEQQYIEEVLNSWFFLGKLGGFNAENLQVQDTGLDISYMSYDSSQIDSSLTSLMHNMADLEFQGTWARCWFDLGTTDAIALDVLINALHQFSTEYVAIETLWIGGENADWPIPGHRRPDYLETNSDY
- a CDS encoding NAD(P)H-quinone oxidoreductase subunit J, with the protein product MVDEATPAEEQESKIVEASAVSRWLTENGFQHESLEPDHSGIPVLKVDRDVLIPFCTALYAYGFNYLQCQGAYDMGPGGDLVSMYHLCKVYDNADRPEEVRVKVFLPRHDPRIPSVYWIWKAADWQERESYDMYGIVYEGHPNLKRILMPEDWVGWPLRKDYISPDFYELQDAY
- the ndhC gene encoding photosynthetic/respiratory NAD(P)H-quinone oxidoreductase subunit C; the protein is MFVLSGYEYFLGFLIICGLVPVLALSVSKLVRPKRTGVERRTTYESGMEPVGGAWIQFNIRYYMFALVFVIFDVETVFLYPWAVAFSQLGLLAFIEALIFIAILVIGLVYAWRKGALEWS